One Scylla paramamosain isolate STU-SP2022 chromosome 5, ASM3559412v1, whole genome shotgun sequence genomic region harbors:
- the LOC135100538 gene encoding uncharacterized protein LOC135100538, which produces MYELLPCELCGYERCDVNMKLLSHKNVMFLSDECLERIQGAWTMRSVRTTATRAAKQKMRRVKDAEAQTNQEDTAKDQPEPTRPNEESVNRQLVKTAKTRWEWGDKQRWYRWVPCHQEKYVAHTSHHDGPTQQDTGRRCGGSHSGSMDPPSYGSSPSSGSPVLWLQSLLRIPCPMAPVPPQDPPSYGSSPSLLRIPHPMAPVPHQDPPKQSTQTSKRPRHHYQTLHWSRV; this is translated from the exons ATGTATGAGCTGCTACCATGTGAGCTGTGTGGGTATGAAAGATGTGATGTAAACATGAAGCTGCTGAGCCATAAGAATGTTATGTTCTTGAGTGATGAATGCCTTGAACGGATACAAGGTGCATGGACGATGAGGAGCGTAAGGACAACAGCGACAAGAGCTGCCaaacagaaaatgagaagagtaaAAGACGCCGAGGCGCAGACCAACCAGGAAGACACCGCCAAAGACCAGCCAGAACCGACCAGACCGAACGAGGAGAG TGTCAACAGACAGTTGGTGAAGACTGCCAAAACAAGATGGGAATGGGGAGACAAGCAGAGATGGTATAGATGGGTACCATGTCACCAAGAGAAATATGTAGCCCACACAAGCCATCATGATGGTCCAACACAGCAGGATACTGGAAGGAGATGTGGTGGAAGTCACAGTGGCAGTATG gatcccccgtCGTAtggctccagtccctcctcaggatcccctgtCCTAtggctccagtccctcctcaggatcccctgtCCTAtggctccagtccctcctcaggatcccccatcCTATggctccagtccctccctcctcaggatcccccatcCTATGGCTCCAGTCCCtcatcaggatccccctaaacaaag CACACAAACCTCGAAAAGACCGCGCCACCACTACCAGACACTACACTGGTCCAGAGTATGA
- the LOC135100539 gene encoding uncharacterized protein LOC135100539 isoform X1, giving the protein MSSLAQSSVDQWKKWRGRSSGFRWFQFRVCSKLHHHYPHHLNRHSAMCCVWGVGDPAFKVQWISGICWCGKLRIRKKRMLFKKAPVHVIGDSMVRKTPDFVRRKLECTYKFLEVKEMEDKFYGRDGVYFNYVENEKLGR; this is encoded by the exons ATGAGCTCCCTGGCGCAGTCGAGCGTGGATCagtggaagaagtggagagggaggagcagtgGGTTCAG ATGGTTCCAGTTCAGAGTGTGTTCGAAGcttcaccaccattaccctcACCACCTCAATCGTCACAGCgccatgtgttgtgtgtggggaGTCGGGGATCCAGCTTTCAAGGTACAATG GATCAGTGGCATCTGCTGGTGTGGTAAGCTCAGgatcagaaagaagagaatgctGTTCAAGAAAGCCCCAGTGCATGTAATTGGAGACAGCATGGTGAGGAAGACCCCAGACTTTGTGAGAAGGAAACTGGAGTGTACCTACAAATTCttggaagtgaaggaaatggaggacaAGTTTTACGGGAGAGACGGAGTCTACTTCAACTATGTTGAGAATGAAAAGCTAGGACGATGA
- the LOC135100539 gene encoding uncharacterized protein LOC135100539 isoform X2, whose translation MSSLAQSSVDQWKKWRGRSSGFRISGICWCGKLRIRKKRMLFKKAPVHVIGDSMVRKTPDFVRRKLECTYKFLEVKEMEDKFYGRDGVYFNYVENEKLGR comes from the exons ATGAGCTCCCTGGCGCAGTCGAGCGTGGATCagtggaagaagtggagagggaggagcagtgGGTTCAG GATCAGTGGCATCTGCTGGTGTGGTAAGCTCAGgatcagaaagaagagaatgctGTTCAAGAAAGCCCCAGTGCATGTAATTGGAGACAGCATGGTGAGGAAGACCCCAGACTTTGTGAGAAGGAAACTGGAGTGTACCTACAAATTCttggaagtgaaggaaatggaggacaAGTTTTACGGGAGAGACGGAGTCTACTTCAACTATGTTGAGAATGAAAAGCTAGGACGATGA
- the LOC135100537 gene encoding organic cation transporter protein-like, which yields MNGDSKDTEDKNSDPGKDNAVLKDETKHNKLKEDENVSEKEVYPKKQEDSEHANNGEAETGNNLHDITFENLLQLVGTRGRWNVLLFVLCAYSTFVSPMQTLSYQFLGATPDYWCRVDPLLDAGWTQEQIFSFAIPINEEGKHESCLMYDHNYTRAVEMGYVEAAATLHNNTAIVPCYTRDFNRSQYQSTMTTEWDLVCERRALYSTTQAAAQIGKFAGAFLLGYLLDLYGRRRIVLWCSMLSILSAFGSALSPVVEVYIFMKVVIMAVMAGIYLGCITLLMETSGRRERTMVSALFVVPWALGYMILPGVAYLVRPWKWLQAATSLPTLPLVLYYWFLPESPRWLILQGRHQEALEILASAAKLNKKTLPSEEKLLATMQLLQKKASTEKDTDLSDFERNTKRDHWNAVRRVVSVTKKYLAVLRVRELRGRALIVFYCWFTASLVYYGISLNATNISADPYLYIFLGGLLELPSYFLLWPLMACLGRVKPLALLYLLCAIAILIMSSLIYFYPAAPIGLLMFLSLSGKVAITMGFHLIWLFTLELFPTKYRSLATSQASVCARVGSVSSPYLNDILGELVTWAPSAVFSILSLIAAVLSIILPETKGRALSEGNTIEKRADSQGKNNLGFSVETDHRTRFLKTTEADDGEPDTKESMTTHI from the exons ATGAACGGGGACTCTAAGGACACGGAAGACAAAAACAGCGATCCTGGCAAAGATAACGCTGTGCTGAAGGATgagacaaaacacaacaaactaaAAGAAGACGAGAATGTAAGCGAGAAAGAAGTTTACccaaagaaacaagaagactCGGAACACGCCAACAATGGAGAAGCTGAAACAGGAAATAATTTACACGACATCACCTTCGAGAATCTCTTGCAGCTGGTGGGGACGAGAGGTCGCTGGAACGTGCTTCTTTTCGTCCTCTGTGCTTACA GCACCTTCGTGTCTCCGATGCAAACACTATCGTATCAGTTTCTTGGCGCCACTCCTGATTACTGGTGTCGCGTTGACCCGCTGCTGGACGCCGGCTGGACGCAGGAGCAGATCTTCAGCTTCGCCATTCCTATCAA TGAAGAAGGCAAGCATGAGTCATGCCTTATGTATGACCACAACTACACTCGTGCGGTGGAGATGGGCTACGTGGAAGCCGCCGCCACCCTGCACAACAACACTGCCATCGTGCCTTGCTACACCAGAGATTTCAACCGTTCGCAGTACCAATCCACCATGACGACCGAG TGGGACTTGGTGTGCGAGAGGAGAGCCTTGTATTCCACCACGCAGGCCGCGGCTCAGATAGGCAAGTTTGCTGGCGCCTTTCTTCTGGGATACTTGTTAGACTT GTACGGACGTAGGAGAATAGTGTTGTGGTGTTCAATGCTGTCCATTCTGTCGGCATTCGGGTCCGCTCTGTCTCCTGTCGTGGAAGTGTACATATTCATGAAGGTAGTCATCATGGCCGTCATGGCTGGTATCTATCTGGGATGCATCACACTCT TGATGGAGACGTCTGGACGCCGTGAAAGAACGATGGTGTCTGCCCTGTTCGTTGTCCCGTGGGCCCTGGGATACATGATCTTGCCGGGCGTCGCTTATCTAGTGAGGCCCTGGAAGTGGTTGCAAGCCGCCACCTCCCTCCCGACGTTACCGTTGGTACTCTACTATTG GTTTCTGCCAGAGTCACCTCGCTGGCTGATCCTGCAGGGAAGACATCAAGAAGCGCTTGAAATCCTCGCGTCAGCTGCAAAACTAAACAAGAAAACGTTACCATCGGAGGAGAAACTGCTGGCCACCATGCAGCTGCTGCAGAAAAAA GCATCAACTGAGAAAGATACAGATCTGTCGGACTTCGAGAGAAACACAAAGCGCGACCACTGGAATGCAGTGCGTCGCGTGGTGAGCGTAACGAAAAAGTACCTGGCTGTGCTGAGGGTGAGGGAGCTTCGGGGACGAGCTCTCATCGTCTTCTACTGCTGGTTTACCGCCTCGTTGGTCTACTATGGAATATCCCTCAACGCCACAAATATAAG CGCGGACCCTTACCTCTACATCTTCCTGGGAGGTCTGCTAGAACTGCCCTCGTACTTCCTGCTGTGGCCTCTCATGGCTTGCCTGGGACGAGTCAAGCCCCTGGCACTGTTGTATCTGTTGTGTGCCATCGCCATCCTCATAATGTCGTCTTTAATCTACTTCTACCCCGCCG CTCCCATCGGTTTGCTCATGTTCCTGTCGTTGAGCGGGAAGGTGGCTATCACTATGGGTTTCCACTTGATCTGGCTCTTCACCCTGGAACTGTTCCCCACCAAATACCGctccctcgccacctcacaggCCAGCGTGTGTGCCAGGGTGGGCAGTGTCAGCTCTCCATACCTCAACGACATACTG GGAGAACTTGTAACGTGGGCGCCTTCAGCCGTCTTCAGCATCCTGTCTTTAATAGCTGCCGTCCTTTCCATTATTCTCCCTGAAACAAAAGGACGTGCCTTAtcggagggaaatactattgagaAACGCGCTGACAGTCAAGGTAAAAATAACTTGGGCTTCTCGGTGGAAACAGATCATCGAACAAGATTCTTGAAAACAACCGAAGCAGATGATGGGGAGCCTGACACCAAAGAGAGTATGACTACACACATATAA